A stretch of the Desulforamulus ferrireducens genome encodes the following:
- a CDS encoding autorepressor SdpR family transcription factor — translation MAGINATFQALSDPTRREILKMLREKDLTAGEIADHFRITRPSISHHLSILKNANLVIDERKGQFIYYSLNTSVLEEVMGWFAGFMDKGGN, via the coding sequence ATGGCTGGTATTAATGCAACCTTTCAAGCGTTATCAGATCCCACACGCAGGGAAATCCTAAAAATGTTGCGGGAAAAAGACTTAACCGCCGGCGAAATAGCCGACCATTTTCGCATCACCCGCCCCAGTATATCACACCACCTGAGCATCTTAAAAAATGCTAATTTGGTAATAGACGAACGTAAAGGTCAATTCATTTATTATTCTTTGAATACTTCAGTTTTGGAAGAAGTTATGGGTTGGTTTGCGGGCTTTATGGATAAAGGAGGGAATTAG
- a CDS encoding ATP-binding protein — MKELTIISGKGGTGKTSILGAFATLAGKSVICDCDVDAANLHILLQPNIKETHDFYGEKKAEIVPELCTNCGKCEELCQFQAIQQGQINPYACEGCAVCYHVCPAGAVNIKPHLSGQWYISETKWGPMVHAKLGIAQGNSGLLVNMVRKKAREIAREQSLPLIISDGPPGIGCPVISSLAGTDMALIVTEPTVSGIHDLERIVKVAAGFGCVSAVCINKYNLDEYNCRYIEDLAERLQVPVIGRIPYDLTVTEAVLQGIPVTTLGKGDAQGPIQELWQQVGNLLGVR, encoded by the coding sequence ATGAAAGAACTGACCATTATCAGTGGTAAAGGTGGTACCGGCAAAACCAGTATTTTGGGAGCCTTTGCTACCCTGGCGGGCAAATCGGTAATCTGTGATTGTGATGTTGATGCCGCCAACCTCCATATTTTACTGCAACCTAACATTAAAGAAACCCATGATTTTTATGGCGAAAAAAAGGCGGAAATTGTTCCGGAACTTTGTACCAACTGCGGTAAATGTGAGGAATTGTGCCAGTTTCAGGCTATCCAACAGGGACAAATAAACCCCTATGCCTGTGAAGGCTGTGCGGTCTGCTATCATGTTTGCCCGGCAGGAGCGGTTAATATTAAGCCGCATCTCTCCGGTCAGTGGTATATTTCCGAGACTAAGTGGGGTCCCATGGTGCATGCCAAACTGGGTATTGCCCAGGGTAATTCCGGTCTGCTGGTAAATATGGTGCGCAAGAAAGCCAGAGAGATAGCCAGGGAACAGAGTTTACCTCTGATTATCAGTGATGGACCACCAGGTATAGGCTGCCCTGTAATTTCATCCCTGGCGGGAACTGACATGGCCTTAATTGTAACAGAGCCTACGGTCTCGGGTATTCACGATCTGGAAAGAATTGTCAAAGTGGCTGCTGGTTTTGGCTGTGTTAGTGCCGTTTGTATTAATAAATATAATTTAGATGAGTATAACTGCAGGTATATTGAAGATTTAGCCGAAAGATTACAAGTACCGGTTATTGGCAGGATTCCCTATGATTTAACCGTAACCGAGGCGGTTTTGCAAGGGATTCCCGTTACCACCTTGGGCAAAGGAGATGCCCAAGGGCCAATCCAAGAACTCTGGCAGCAGGTAGGCAATTTACTGGGAGTTCGGTAA
- a CDS encoding NifB/NifX family molybdenum-iron cluster-binding protein, translating to MKIAMPARNGQVNEHFGTTQEFCIIELENGKVKSKQIISNEGLQHNHGGIANMLKNEKIEVIICGGIGGHMMQALENLGLKVINGASGPLESVAEAFAAGTLVTRPVSCGCGGGHHHHHHHGGGGCAH from the coding sequence ATGAAAATCGCTATGCCAGCCAGAAACGGACAAGTGAATGAACATTTTGGCACTACCCAGGAGTTTTGTATCATTGAATTGGAAAATGGCAAAGTAAAAAGTAAGCAGATTATCTCCAACGAAGGTTTGCAACATAATCACGGCGGTATTGCCAATATGTTAAAGAACGAGAAAATTGAAGTTATTATCTGTGGTGGCATTGGTGGCCATATGATGCAAGCTCTGGAGAACCTCGGTCTCAAGGTGATCAACGGAGCGTCCGGTCCCTTAGAGAGTGTTGCCGAGGCCTTTGCTGCCGGTACTTTGGTAACTCGCCCTGTTAGCTGTGGCTGTGGCGGTGGACATCACCACCACCATCATCATGGCGGCGGTGGCTGTGCACACTAA
- a CDS encoding ATP-binding protein: MRIAVASGKGGTGKTLVATSLAISLAEQKKPVQLLDCDVEEPNAHIFLKNKPNAEETVFLPIPQVDYGLCQYCGKCAEVCQFNAIALMKRTLVIFPDVCHSCGGCWHLCPADALKPVAREVGTVEMGQSDPIKLVSGRLKLGTHISPPVVKAVREKEDPASIIIIDGPPGSSCPVMTAVAGTDYCILVTEPTPFGLNDLVLAVEMLRVLGVPCGVVINRDVPGQDIIDRYCEMQGLPVLMRIPLQTQIARAYAKGIPLVESDPTWRAKFLELYQRVAGEVVS; the protein is encoded by the coding sequence ATGAGAATAGCTGTAGCCAGTGGTAAAGGGGGTACCGGTAAAACGCTGGTTGCTACCAGCTTGGCCATATCCCTGGCAGAACAAAAAAAGCCAGTTCAGCTCCTGGACTGCGATGTGGAAGAACCCAATGCCCATATTTTTTTAAAGAATAAGCCAAATGCAGAAGAAACGGTATTTTTGCCCATTCCCCAGGTGGATTATGGACTGTGCCAGTACTGTGGTAAGTGTGCTGAGGTTTGCCAGTTCAATGCCATTGCCCTAATGAAAAGAACCCTGGTGATTTTTCCGGATGTTTGTCATAGTTGTGGGGGTTGCTGGCATCTTTGTCCCGCCGATGCCCTAAAACCGGTTGCCAGAGAAGTGGGAACGGTGGAGATGGGTCAATCAGATCCCATCAAACTGGTCAGTGGCAGGTTAAAACTGGGGACACATATCAGCCCACCGGTAGTCAAAGCAGTAAGGGAAAAGGAAGACCCCGCCAGTATTATCATCATCGATGGTCCTCCCGGTAGTTCTTGTCCGGTGATGACTGCGGTGGCAGGAACTGACTATTGTATTTTAGTCACCGAACCTACGCCCTTCGGTTTAAATGATTTGGTTTTAGCTGTGGAAATGCTGCGGGTTCTAGGTGTGCCCTGTGGGGTAGTCATTAACCGAGACGTGCCAGGACAGGACATCATTGACCGCTACTGCGAAATGCAAGGACTTCCGGTGCTAATGCGGATTCCCCTGCAAACCCAAATTGCCAGGGCTTATGCTAAGGGGATACCCCTGGTGGAAAGTGACCCCACCTGGCGGGCAAAGTTCCTGGAACTCTATCAGCGGGTGGCCGGGGAGGTGGTATCATGA
- a CDS encoding Mrp/NBP35 family ATP-binding protein, with protein sequence MSKENGQCSSCDEMKEGTCGGEKCSPPPKLYPGGQSKISNVIAVMSGKGGVGKSSVTSLMAVNLKRMGYKVGILDADITGPSIPKMFGLKRIPPSQGLMLPAQSRTGISIMSLNLLLENEDEPVIWRGPLIAGAVKQFWTDVNWGELDYLLIDMPPGTGDVPLTILQQIPIDGIVVVTSPQDLAVMVVKKAVNMAGIMAAPLLGYVQNMAYATCPKCGERFEIFGKALEKGAMLDGLPVLEVLPIDQEFTRLCDTGMVEETSIKAFQAIPQLTKVKNQVS encoded by the coding sequence ATGAGTAAGGAAAACGGACAATGTTCAAGCTGTGATGAGATGAAAGAGGGTACCTGCGGTGGGGAGAAATGCAGCCCACCTCCCAAACTTTATCCCGGTGGCCAAAGTAAAATTAGCAATGTTATTGCGGTGATGAGCGGTAAAGGTGGGGTAGGTAAATCTTCTGTTACTTCTTTAATGGCTGTGAACTTAAAAAGAATGGGTTATAAAGTAGGAATTCTAGATGCGGATATTACCGGCCCTAGTATTCCTAAGATGTTTGGATTAAAAAGAATACCCCCCAGTCAGGGTTTAATGTTGCCTGCCCAGAGTCGTACCGGCATCTCCATTATGTCCTTAAATCTGTTATTAGAAAATGAGGATGAGCCCGTGATTTGGCGAGGACCACTGATTGCCGGGGCTGTAAAACAGTTTTGGACCGATGTAAATTGGGGTGAATTAGATTACCTGCTTATTGACATGCCACCCGGCACCGGTGATGTACCTTTAACCATTTTACAGCAAATTCCCATTGATGGCATAGTGGTGGTCACTTCGCCTCAAGATCTGGCAGTTATGGTTGTGAAGAAAGCAGTAAATATGGCAGGTATTATGGCGGCACCCCTGCTTGGTTATGTCCAGAACATGGCCTATGCCACCTGCCCAAAATGTGGTGAAAGGTTTGAAATTTTTGGTAAAGCCCTGGAAAAGGGAGCGATGCTAGATGGACTGCCAGTCCTGGAGGTTCTCCCCATTGACCAAGAGTTTACCAGGTTATGTGACACAGGTATGGTTGAGGAAACTTCTATCAAGGCCTTTCAAGCTATCCCGCAACTTACCAAAGTTAAAAATCAAGTAAGCTAA
- a CDS encoding NifB/NifX family molybdenum-iron cluster-binding protein: MRVAVSASGQTLSEQLNPRLGRCEYFVIVDDVTNDTIAVENTGRLSTGAAGIATANLLNNHQVDVVITGKVGPNAFTALQAAGIKVYSSTGGTIEDVLKKYRQGNLSEAGGPNVGLHGR, translated from the coding sequence ATGAGAGTTGCCGTTTCCGCTTCCGGCCAGACCCTCTCAGAACAATTAAATCCCCGTTTAGGCAGATGTGAGTATTTTGTCATAGTGGACGACGTCACCAATGACACCATAGCTGTGGAAAATACCGGTCGGCTCTCTACCGGTGCTGCCGGTATTGCCACAGCCAATCTGTTAAATAACCATCAGGTGGATGTGGTTATTACCGGCAAAGTTGGGCCCAATGCTTTCACTGCCCTGCAGGCTGCAGGAATTAAGGTTTATTCCAGCACCGGTGGTACCATAGAGGATGTGTTGAAGAAATATCGGCAGGGTAATCTGAGCGAGGCCGGTGGCCCCAACGTCGGGCTCCACGGGCGTTAG
- a CDS encoding acetyl-CoA hydrolase/transferase family protein yields the protein MAWQNRGFVTCNPTLLREQYQARLVTAAEAVECIRPDNDVVVAFGVAETPVLLDAMANRKDQLRDVRVHQMIPMRPAKYLEPGMEQHFTHVSWFTSGASRNGVQSGRFDIMPNYFSLSPRMFAEYIEVDVLMATVSPMDKYGFFSFGTSIDYTTTVAEKAKKIILVVNPNMPRTHGNTFIHVTQADYLVEDDSPLPELPSLTPGPEDLAIGQYVAELIDDGSTLQLGIGKIPNAVAQALLTKRNLGIHSEILTDGMVDLIEAGAVTNNAKSIHRGKAIACAALGTKKLYDFIDDNPMFELHPVSYTNNPNIIGKNIKMVSINATVEVDLLGQCASETIGPIQYSGTGGQVDFVRGAVQAPEGKAFIVLHSTVKGKSKIVPMFREGTVITTSKNDVDYVVTEYGVAKLSGRTFKQRAEALINIAHPDHRGELREQAKKMGLL from the coding sequence ATGGCCTGGCAAAATAGGGGATTTGTTACCTGTAATCCTACTTTATTAAGGGAGCAATACCAGGCTAGACTGGTAACTGCCGCTGAGGCAGTGGAATGTATTCGTCCGGATAACGATGTTGTAGTAGCCTTCGGCGTAGCAGAAACCCCTGTACTGCTTGATGCAATGGCCAACCGCAAGGATCAATTAAGGGATGTTCGCGTCCATCAAATGATTCCCATGCGACCAGCAAAATATTTGGAACCCGGCATGGAGCAACATTTTACCCATGTTTCCTGGTTCACCAGCGGGGCCAGTCGAAACGGTGTACAAAGTGGCCGGTTTGACATTATGCCAAACTATTTTTCCCTCTCTCCCCGTATGTTTGCGGAATACATTGAAGTGGATGTACTGATGGCCACGGTTTCCCCGATGGATAAATATGGCTTCTTTAGTTTTGGTACTTCTATAGATTACACAACAACCGTTGCAGAAAAGGCTAAGAAAATCATTTTAGTGGTTAACCCCAATATGCCTCGCACCCATGGCAATACCTTTATTCATGTAACCCAGGCAGATTACCTGGTGGAAGACGATTCTCCCCTGCCGGAACTCCCCTCTCTAACTCCCGGCCCCGAGGATTTGGCTATCGGACAATATGTGGCAGAGTTAATTGATGATGGTTCCACCTTGCAACTGGGTATCGGTAAAATTCCTAATGCTGTGGCTCAGGCCCTGTTAACCAAAAGAAACCTGGGTATACATTCGGAAATTCTCACCGATGGCATGGTGGATCTCATTGAGGCTGGGGCGGTTACCAATAACGCCAAATCAATTCACCGTGGTAAAGCTATAGCCTGTGCCGCCCTGGGAACCAAAAAATTATACGATTTTATCGATGACAATCCCATGTTTGAACTCCACCCGGTTTCTTATACCAATAATCCCAATATCATCGGCAAAAATATTAAGATGGTTTCCATCAACGCCACTGTTGAGGTGGATCTGTTGGGACAGTGTGCCTCCGAGACCATTGGTCCCATACAATATAGCGGTACCGGCGGGCAAGTGGATTTTGTACGAGGTGCTGTGCAAGCCCCCGAGGGCAAAGCCTTTATCGTTTTACATTCCACCGTCAAAGGAAAATCCAAGATTGTTCCCATGTTTAGGGAAGGTACTGTTATTACTACCAGTAAGAATGACGTGGACTATGTAGTTACGGAATATGGAGTGGCTAAATTATCGGGACGTACTTTTAAGCAACGGGCAGAGGCTCTTATTAACATTGCCCACCCGGATCATCGTGGGGAACTGAGGGAACAGGCTAAAAAAATGGGTTTGTTATAG
- a CDS encoding SdpI family protein gives MGTKHVIKINWLTVVVLVIFWGICASFYPSLPEQVPTHWNIHGEVDGYSHKSVASLILPLLPLALYLGLTFAPLLDPKKQNYEKFAASYEKVRLAIVLVMMVVTFLPLVAAMGYSVNIALLVKALVALLFVVLGNYMGKIRHNYLVGFRLPWTLDNEDVWNKTHRVGGRLMVLGGLVAFLSAFLDSTPGFVLFMLGIFLPFVITIIYSYRAYQRMK, from the coding sequence ATGGGTACAAAACATGTTATTAAAATTAATTGGCTGACCGTGGTAGTGCTGGTTATTTTCTGGGGTATTTGCGCTTCCTTTTATCCTTCCCTGCCAGAACAGGTGCCAACACATTGGAACATACATGGCGAAGTGGATGGCTATTCACATAAGTCTGTGGCCAGTTTAATTTTGCCATTGCTGCCTCTGGCTCTTTACCTGGGGTTAACCTTTGCGCCGCTGCTTGATCCCAAAAAACAAAACTATGAGAAATTTGCTGCCAGTTACGAAAAAGTACGACTGGCCATTGTGTTGGTTATGATGGTGGTTACATTTTTACCGCTGGTTGCCGCCATGGGCTATTCGGTCAATATAGCTCTGCTGGTGAAAGCCCTGGTTGCCCTGTTATTTGTGGTATTAGGTAATTACATGGGCAAAATCAGGCACAACTATCTGGTGGGCTTTCGGCTGCCCTGGACTTTGGACAATGAGGATGTCTGGAATAAAACCCATCGTGTAGGCGGGAGATTAATGGTTTTGGGTGGGCTGGTGGCCTTCCTGTCGGCCTTCTTGGATTCAACACCGGGTTTTGTCCTGTTCATGCTGGGTATTTTTCTACCCTTCGTCATTACCATTATTTATTCTTATCGTGCATATCAAAGGATGAAATAG
- a CDS encoding SanA/YdcF family protein, which produces MKKLCRRMSLLLVILFVALLGVNGYVKKVGQEQILKPDDDYEAQAALVLGAYVTPNGYLCDMLRDRVETAVELYQAGKVKKLLMSGDHGQEAYDEVNHMRRYAEQLGVPAEDIFMDHAGFSTYDSMYRSRDVFQVSSAIIVTQEFHLPRAIYIARALGLEAKGYKADKHLYSGIQYNEAREILARNKDFINVHLLKPQPKFLGPVISISGDGRQTWDLEE; this is translated from the coding sequence ATGAAAAAGCTGTGCCGGAGGATGAGCTTGCTTTTGGTAATTCTCTTTGTGGCATTGTTGGGTGTCAATGGGTATGTGAAAAAAGTTGGACAAGAACAGATATTAAAGCCAGATGATGACTATGAAGCACAAGCTGCCCTTGTCTTAGGGGCCTATGTTACTCCTAACGGCTATCTTTGTGATATGCTGCGGGATCGGGTGGAAACTGCTGTGGAGCTATATCAGGCGGGTAAGGTGAAGAAGCTTTTAATGAGCGGTGATCATGGTCAGGAGGCCTATGACGAAGTTAATCACATGAGACGCTATGCCGAACAGCTGGGTGTGCCGGCCGAAGATATTTTTATGGATCATGCCGGTTTTAGCACCTACGACAGTATGTATCGCAGCAGGGATGTTTTTCAGGTATCCTCTGCCATCATTGTTACCCAGGAATTTCATTTGCCCAGGGCCATTTATATTGCCCGCGCACTGGGGTTAGAGGCCAAAGGTTACAAGGCGGATAAACACCTGTACAGCGGCATTCAGTACAATGAAGCCAGGGAAATTCTAGCCAGAAACAAGGATTTTATCAATGTACACCTCTTAAAGCCACAGCCTAAATTTCTCGGTCCGGTTATATCCATCAGTGGTGATGGCAGACAGACTTGGGACTTAGAAGAATAG
- a CDS encoding amidohydrolase, whose product MQQILIKNGLVITMNSQRQVFDVGSVLIEGERILAVGRIAPEMIREDAEVVDARGKIILPGLINTHVHLSQQLARGIGDDVDLLTWLRQRIWPYESNMDLEDSYVSSLACCLELIKSGVTTFAEAGGQEVDGMGRAVTESGLRANLARSTMDCGIGLPTRWQESTQVALAKQEELFARWHGQAEGRIRFWFSLRTIFNNSDELITRTKVLADQYRVGIHMHVAEVLEEIQFARESRGLPTVEHLAKLGVLDSNFLAVHTVWLTDKEIDLFALHDVKVSHNPGAAMKVLGFARVPEMLDRGIPVSIGTDGAPCNNRMDMMSEMYLTSLIHKGRTLNPQVVPAEKVLEMATINGARCLLWEDEIGSLEPGKKADLIIINPQSPSSLPLHDPIANLVYAMNSSNIESSMCNGQWLMRDRQVLTLCEEEILQLAQERATALIKKAGITLPSRFPVLTNPPVA is encoded by the coding sequence ATGCAGCAAATTCTAATCAAAAATGGTTTAGTGATAACCATGAACAGCCAGCGGCAAGTATTTGACGTTGGCAGTGTGCTCATTGAAGGAGAGCGTATACTCGCAGTGGGCAGGATTGCCCCGGAAATGATCAGAGAGGATGCCGAGGTTGTTGATGCCAGAGGGAAAATTATTCTGCCCGGGCTAATTAACACCCATGTCCATTTGTCCCAACAATTGGCCAGGGGTATTGGTGACGATGTGGACTTGTTGACCTGGCTAAGACAGAGGATATGGCCCTATGAAAGTAATATGGATTTGGAAGATTCCTATGTTTCTTCCCTGGCCTGCTGCCTAGAGCTAATCAAATCCGGAGTTACCACCTTTGCTGAAGCCGGTGGTCAGGAAGTGGATGGTATGGGCCGGGCGGTGACAGAAAGCGGCCTGCGGGCCAATTTAGCCCGCTCCACCATGGATTGTGGTATTGGCTTGCCAACCCGTTGGCAGGAAAGTACCCAGGTTGCTTTGGCCAAACAAGAGGAATTGTTCGCAAGATGGCATGGACAGGCTGAAGGCCGTATCCGCTTTTGGTTTAGTTTAAGGACCATTTTTAATAACTCGGATGAATTAATTACCAGAACCAAGGTCCTGGCAGATCAATACCGCGTGGGCATCCATATGCACGTGGCCGAAGTGCTGGAAGAAATTCAGTTCGCCAGGGAAAGCAGGGGTCTGCCCACGGTGGAACACCTGGCCAAATTAGGTGTACTGGATAGCAATTTCCTAGCTGTTCATACTGTGTGGTTAACGGATAAAGAAATAGACCTCTTTGCTCTCCATGATGTCAAGGTTTCCCATAATCCCGGTGCTGCCATGAAGGTATTGGGTTTTGCCAGGGTGCCGGAAATGTTGGACAGAGGTATCCCGGTTTCCATCGGTACTGACGGTGCTCCTTGCAATAACCGTATGGACATGATGAGCGAAATGTATCTCACTTCTTTAATCCATAAGGGGCGAACCCTCAACCCCCAAGTTGTGCCAGCGGAAAAGGTTTTAGAAATGGCCACCATAAATGGTGCCCGCTGTCTCCTGTGGGAGGATGAAATTGGCTCCCTGGAGCCAGGGAAAAAGGCCGATTTGATTATTATTAATCCCCAGTCACCCAGCAGTCTGCCTCTACACGATCCCATTGCCAATTTGGTCTATGCCATGAATTCCAGCAATATTGAGTCCTCCATGTGCAATGGCCAGTGGCTCATGCGAGACAGACAAGTTTTAACACTGTGTGAAGAGGAAATTTTACAATTGGCCCAGGAAAGGGCCACAGCCCTGATTAAAAAGGCGGGTATTACTTTACCGTCCCGTTTTCCGGTGCTAACAAATCCACCGGTTGCGTGA
- the hslO gene encoding Hsp33 family molecular chaperone HslO: MDYLVRAVATDGSFRIFATRTTKTVEEARQRHNCWPVAAAALGRTMTGALLLGANLKGEDILTIRVLGDGPLGAIIVSANANGEVKGYVQEPQVDLPSTPEGKLPVGAAVGKGHLHITRDLGLKEPFTGSVELVSGEIAEDMAHYLTISEQTPSAVALGVLVDTDNSVSAAGGLLLQLFPNADEEVLQNLEKNLAEFPHLSSLIKEGKTPEDIINLVTKGLDIKILESSPVCFRCNCSRERLEDLLIGIGQEEVSAMLEEQGGAEINCHFCAQQYRFDAGDLQRILERIKEQTK; encoded by the coding sequence ATGGATTATTTAGTAAGGGCAGTTGCTACTGATGGTAGCTTTCGCATATTTGCGACCAGGACGACTAAGACAGTGGAGGAGGCCAGGCAAAGACATAACTGCTGGCCGGTAGCTGCGGCAGCATTGGGACGTACCATGACAGGGGCTTTGTTATTAGGAGCCAACTTAAAGGGAGAAGACATTTTAACCATACGAGTATTGGGGGATGGCCCCCTGGGGGCAATTATTGTCTCTGCCAATGCCAATGGGGAGGTAAAGGGATATGTGCAAGAACCCCAGGTAGATCTACCCAGCACCCCGGAAGGTAAGCTGCCGGTGGGGGCTGCCGTGGGCAAAGGACATCTGCATATTACCCGTGATTTGGGGTTAAAGGAACCCTTTACCGGTAGTGTGGAATTGGTATCCGGAGAAATTGCCGAGGACATGGCTCATTACCTGACCATATCAGAGCAAACTCCTTCAGCGGTAGCTCTGGGAGTTTTAGTGGATACCGATAACTCCGTGAGTGCCGCCGGAGGCTTACTATTGCAGCTATTTCCCAATGCTGATGAGGAAGTATTACAGAACTTAGAGAAAAATTTGGCGGAGTTTCCTCACCTTAGTTCCTTAATTAAAGAAGGTAAAACCCCCGAGGATATTATTAATTTGGTTACCAAGGGGCTGGATATTAAGATATTAGAAAGCAGCCCCGTTTGCTTCCGTTGTAACTGTTCGCGGGAAAGGTTAGAGGATTTACTCATTGGCATTGGCCAGGAGGAGGTTAGTGCCATGCTGGAGGAACAGGGGGGGGCAGAAATAAACTGCCATTTTTGTGCCCAACAGTATCGTTTTGATGCAGGGGATTTGCAAAGGATATTAGAAAGAATAAAGGAGCAAACCAAATAA
- a CDS encoding Dabb family protein gives MITHIVFFKLKDVKDIDRVKEALLGLKDKIPQIRHLEVGVDVIRSERSYHLALVSKFDSLADLEAYQVHPDHQEVVKLINTVKESVVSVDYQS, from the coding sequence CTGATTACTCACATTGTTTTCTTTAAGTTGAAGGATGTCAAGGATATTGACAGGGTTAAGGAAGCCCTGCTGGGTTTAAAGGACAAGATACCCCAAATTCGTCACCTGGAAGTTGGCGTTGATGTTATCCGTTCGGAACGTTCCTACCATCTGGCTTTGGTATCTAAATTTGATTCCCTGGCTGATCTGGAAGCCTACCAGGTACATCCAGACCATCAGGAAGTGGTAAAACTCATCAACACTGTCAAAGAATCAGTGGTGTCAGTGGATTACCAGTCTTAA